The nucleotide window AAATGCCGAGAGCTCCACACGGATGCTCAGACTCTTGTCTTCATCAGATTTCAGCCCAGagttttctctctttttccaAAACATGTTTCTCTTTTGTCTTTTATCTTACTTAGCGCCAGGGAGAAAAGAACGGAAAGTGGCCTCTCATTTCGAGAGTAAGTGAACAATAACTTAATTTCTCATCGACATACTCAATTCTTTTTCTAACATTTATCTCATTTTTTCAACAGTAACCAAAGATTCTGTTCAGAAAGGTGAGTTATTGGTGAAAAGTCAGTAAGCGTAATGTGGGATATTTCTTAATATTGTACGTGTGTGTCCTAGTTGGGAATGAGGGAGTCATTAAAGGATGGACTGAGGAAGTGCTGAATATGAGCCGGGCAGTGCATTATAATCCAGAGACCGGCACCTTTAAAGTGGAGCGCAGCGGTGTCTACTTCCTTTATTGTCAAGTGAGTTTAACAGCAGCAGTTTCCTATAAACTTTCTTGACACGCTGCCTGAAATGCTACAATATATTCAGACACAGTAATGCCTTTTTTAGTCATCATTTTTGACCGCCCTTATGATTAAACTGCTTATCGCTGCTTTCTGGGTTCATTTTAAAGCCTTATATGTTTTGCCCTTCGTTCTTCGACTTTGTTATGTCTCTTGCTCTGAATTGGCCTGCCATAATAACATTCCCCTTGGTTTCCACCCCCAGGTGCACTTCAACGAGAACCAGAGTCAGTACGTGAAGCTGGAGGTCTCCGTCCCCAAAGGCCCCTCGCTCCAGTGCATGGAGGGGTACGGAACCACACCGGCCTCCGGCTCGCACAGGTTTCACTTCCTAAAGCCTTGCCAGGTCTCCGGCCTCCTCCGCCTTAACAAGGGTGCAGAGCTAAAGGCCGTCACTGGAAGTTCCTTTAGCCTTCAGGAGTCGGGTAAACATTACTTTGGCCTCTTCAGAGTTAACTAGGACGGTTCGTCAGCTTTAACTATAAGGACTATATAAGTTTATAGTTTTTCACACATCACTGGTTCAAATCCAAACCTGTATCTTTGACCCTGGATCCTGCTGTTGCCTTTTGACTCGACAAGGTATATCTCCACAACCGGTCGTCCGTGATCACGGGTGACTCCTTATGAACACAAGTGCCCTTCCAAAAGATGTCATCGGGATGTCAGCGACTGCACTGCATGCCTCGTCGGATCAATTTGTGGAGAAAAAAAACGTCTCGGTCGGACCGCAAATGCCTTATTAAACGCAAACCAGCACAATTTCAACTACATAAATATAGCACTTAATTACAGCATACCAGAGACTTCACTCCAGCAGCGTGGTTGGCTTATATACTGGCATAACCAATTTGAACAGAAGGATGTGAAGGGCAGGCCACTACAGGCATGAGAGGCTTTACCACTGGTTACTTGGCTGGACCAAAACAAAGTTGACCTAGTTCCTGGACTGCCTTACCACTGGATGGATTCAgcacagaaaaaaaaaaggttttggtTGTTGATTATGACAACTGTTGAGTGActaaatatgcatttaaaagttATATATGCCAAATGCTATACTAAACACCAATCAAAATCCAATAGaaacattaaaactgttaatgTTTACTACACACCTTCTTTTCAGATATGCTTAGTCACTGTGACCAATATGAAACACCTATTTATCAAGGGAAACATTATTGCAGTGACTTCCTAAAGTAGATAATGTATCCTGAATACTGTGCTGTGTGTCATTGAAAGTGACCTTGTACATATGGCATGAATGTGGACTTGAAGTGATGGCATGCTGAACTCATTGGTTTTTGTGTACAGCAGagaaaactttaaaaaagtcaCAGTATGCCTTTATCACTGCAATTAATTACTTTCtcacttagtatttttgtcttgttttttaggaaaaatatcaaaaaattcttaaattaagatgtattttcttcactgcaaaaaatgatttttaagaaaaaaattcttagtatttttgtcttgttttcaggaaaaatataaaaaaattcttaaattaagattctttatcttgatgagcaaaatgacctaagaaaataagtctagtttttagatcaaaaatatcaaatttaagtgattttgtgcataaaacaagcaaaaaaaatctgccaatggggtaagcaaaaaaatcttgaattttttttaaacactaaattcaagaaaaattctagaaaaaattgcttaccccattggcagattttttgcttgttttaagcacaaaatcacttttttggtctaaaaactagacttattttcttgggctgttatgctcatcaagaaaaagcatcttaatttaagaatttttagatatttttactcaaaacaagacaaaaatactaagaaaatcttttcgtgaaaataattttttgcagtgttggtgagcaaaatgacctaagaaaataagtcaaaaatagactttttcaaaaatataacatttaagcgaatgtgtgcttaaaacaagcaaaaaaatctaacaatggaattaagtttttatgaaaaaagtaaacttattttaagaaaatgttgtTATTCCATtggcatgattttttttttgtttgttttaatcactttaatttacttaaagtttatattttttgtctaaaactagacttattttcctaggtcattttgcttatcaagaaaatacatcttaatttaagaatttttggatatttttactggaaacaagacaaaaaaactaaataagaaGTCATTTTGTTGCAGTGTAGTTTTTATAGTGTGCAATTTCATGTTGTATGTTTTCAAAGGTAAAGATTTTTATACAATCGTAAATCCATTTAATCTCACTAAtaagaaaaatgtataaatgaccACCACTGGTGCTCCATGTTGACTCGAATTAGTCTCGCTCCTTAAGCCTCCCCTGAGTATTTGTCATTATTGTCAATTAAATGTCAAATGAGGAGGAGAACTGCACTTTGCCCCAACTGGGTTTCCAAATCATGCAGCAGCTTCCCCTTTGTATTTCCTGAACCCTCCTGCGGACCCCGCATTCTCCCTTCTCATTTCCACTTGCTTCTGGACTCTCACTTCCTGTATCTGAATCTGCAGCAAATAGTTGAAAACCTTTGAGGAAAAACATGTGCTTATTCCCCCCTGCTCTCTAGCCTCATTCCTTCCCCTTGTCTACCCAGTATTTTTTCCTCTGTTTGGGTTCGCTCCTCACATTAAATCCACATTTGTCTAGAGAGTTTCTGCTTTTGAAACATGTGTGAATTTGAACGTTCCTGTAAATTTGATTTAAGATTGAAATGTGTATTGATGAATAATTAATCTCTGTATAAGTAGTATAAAGGTTTATTTAGAAGTGTAATTTTTTGCAGAAACACtaacttttattattattattgattatACCATGGGGCTAtagaatgctttattctgatttgttgagaaatgttccttgggtgtgcattattatttttattttttttgataaacgcacagctgacctgtcaaatgtcctaaagtaaccaccagagcaatgtttgtgttaacagtggtataagcagaataattgactctggtcctttgaattatttgaaaataatgcacactttgCGTCGTGCCACATtcccaccttgggtgtgcattatttgcGAATAATTCAACAGCTCATCGTccattattccttacataataaTTGGAAACTGTAATCCAACAGTACAAGGACAAAAGCTCAACAGATTTTCCAAAGTGACTCAGCCTTTGTTGACACTTGGGTTGGCGCATTTCAATTCAACAGTACCAGTAAAGTCTTATTTCCCCAAGGCAAGATGgattaaacacacatgctttttATGCCTACAATAGATGCATCAGTTGAAGTGAACCGACGGCATTCCTTTAACCACAactttcctgtagctcaattggaaGAGACCGACAATAACAATTCCCAAGGAATAACCTGAATGAACTgaagtcactttggattaaagcgtctgccaaatttCCATGTATCTTAATAAGAAGCACAGCCACAGAGAAATCTCTCCGTTTGAGTTTATCTTTtattacaaacaaaacaaaagagaGAAAGATGCATTATTAACACGTTCTGTTCGGTGTGCCGAATGTTGATCACAACATCGTCACTGGCTTTATCACAACGTACACAGTGACGCTTAGCAGGAAACgaacaaaatgcaaaataatgaAAACCAAAACCCCAAAAAGTGCTTGATTTTACACAGCTCTCCCAAATAATACCAAGCACTTCAATGTGCAATATATCAGTCTTAACTGGGGgtaaataaattaacatttcAACTCGTGATCCGTTTGAGCTGAGGCATAGCAAGGGCCGTACAACTGCAGCCGTTCACGTCTGTCCATTAACTCTTTACAGTTGCATTACAATTTAAGGCTGCAATTGTAGAGACCAAAAGAGCAGAATTTGAATATGTGCATATGTTTTCAATTTCATGGTTACACATGTGATCCACTGCATACAGGTTATTCGTTTGCAAGCCCCAAATCTAGATACTAAGCAATGTTTATTAGATAGTAATGATATTTGTCAttctgaagttggttggacctCTTCGTTGAATAATATTACAAGAGGTCCACCAGAGAAATGTCATGGACCAAACATACAATGAATCAACGATCTGactggttattattattattattttcatttggTAAAAGCTTCGCAATTATAACATCAAGGACAACATCGAGAGCatcaacaataataataatcatagtAATAATAACAAGGattaaaaacagaacacaagtTTAAATAAGCAAACAATATCAAAAAGCTCATAAAAAGAACTTGAAATGTGGAAAACAAAAGGAGTGTGATGGCAATGTGGAGGAGtgatttatttgtatgaatGTAAAGGTCATGATGGGAGgcgggagaaagagagagagagagagagagcaagcgaGGCGTTTGGAAAGTATAGGGGTCCAATGTAATTCAGTAACAATCATAAACATTATGAGAATGGTATGAAGATGTCCCACTATTTTTCGAACTTTCAAGCGTAAGCTTAATTGTCTGCACCCTTAAGATAACAAGATTAAGGGTTAATACTTTTCAAGGCATAGAACATTATATATCCCATTATTAGGTTCAAAAACTTCAtaacaaacacttttttttatttaaagacaatATTGGATCAATATTGTTTGTAATTTAACTTAATACATTACCACTGTCATGGTAGGTTATAAACTtaaccttgtttttttttttacagaaaccCATAGAACAGTTTGGCAGAATACTGTTTATAGTTTTGTTTCTTTTACCGTTTTAAATAAAACGGTACACTTACAGTATATACAATACTGTGCTAAAGCCTTAGGCACATTCAGAatgttttacaaaaaacaaagaTTAATATCCATCTGTAGTGTCAGCAAAAAATATTAATAGATTTTCCATTTTGGAGTGCACAGCCTATATCAAGGAGTTACATGGTGATAAAATGTACCTTGAATgcagcgtctgccaaatgcttaaaggggacattttacaagacgaCTTTAAGATGCcaaataaaactttggtgtccccagagtacatatgtgaagttttaactcaaaataccatatagataatttattacaacatgttaaaattgccattttgtaggtgtTTGCAAAAAtgactaaatggcagtgctgtggttggatagtgcagattaaggggcggaattatctccttatgacatcacaaggggagccaaattatAATGaccttttttcacatgcttgcagagaatggtttaccaaaactaagttactgggttgatatttttcacattttctaggttaaaagaagcccagttatagcacttaaacatggaaaaagtcagattttcatcatatgtcccTTTTAAATGTACAGCAGTGCCCAAAGGTATTAGAACACCTACCAGATTGGaaatattgaatttttttgcCTCCAAAACATGATTTCATTTCAAAATGATGGTTGCTCGGAGCACaacaaatatcaaataaaatgaGTCATAATATTTGGTATGTCCAATCTGGCAGTATCAGCATATTTCCTCAGACATTTATCAGTAATGGTATCCGATGCCTTCTGCAACTCAAGCCAAATGCTTTCCTTTGAATGTACATGTGCAGTTTATTGTCCAACTCACCCTGAATTTGTTCAATGGGGTTGAGGTCCGGACTTTAAGGGGGGCTAGTAAGGAAAATGACCTTAATCTCCTTATGATGGCTCTAATCTATGGTTAATAATGATGCATAATGATGATTTGTAGATACAGTGGTGGCCATCATAAGGAGATTAAGCTCATTTCCTTATTGGCCCCCTCAATGTCTGGACCCATAACTCCATAAAAGTGGATAAAACTTGCttattcatctgatatatgttGTGCTTCGAGCATCATTCATGTTTTGGAGGCAAAAAAGGTTTTTTTCCCAATCTGTCAGGTGTTCTAATAATTTTGGCCACCACTGTAAACAAGTCTTTCAATAGATGGTATAGCACACATAGAAATCCGATTTCTCCATCGAGTCATTCTGCAATGAAGTGATAGACAGCCTAATTTCAAATCCAGACAGCAGATGACTCTGCACCGGTTCCTCGCCGAAGTCAGCAGCTCCAGTgcggagtcgtctgctgtctgggaagctaatgtacaaaaaaataaaaaatgtaaataatgttttaaaattgaTGTTTATATTTCTGCACTAAagcaatatatttaaataaataatcaatttaGGTAACgtgcctaagacttttgcatagTGCTGTATATTCAGTTGATCCTTTTAACCTCAATTTCCACCCTGACCAAAAGTTCACTGCAGCTTAAAGACCTTTTAACAGTTTGCTGCTTGTTAATGGGACACAGCGACTGTGAAACGGTCACGCTAGCACACGATGAGGATTCTCTTAAAAAACTTCACTGTGTAAAAGCAAGAACAGCTCCTGCCTAATTTAATTGGGTCCATTCTCCTCATTGGGGGTGAAGTGAAGCTCTGCAAATGTTATTCAACATACATGCAGAttcgtgtgtgtttgtgtcgaGGGGTGCTAGTGAGATGAATGTTGAACATGTCTGACTGAACTCTTCATATCTTCAT belongs to Paramisgurnus dabryanus chromosome 2, PD_genome_1.1, whole genome shotgun sequence and includes:
- the tnfsf12 gene encoding tumor necrosis factor ligand superfamily member 12, whose product is MQRILQRRRIRTLRLVWSLMAVVALSLAVCSAIFTVWTMRQTRDLSKSFKTLQERLEQVNMQRKAIFQLILEKRELLESQRFRRSAPGRKERKVASHFEITKDSVQKVGNEGVIKGWTEEVLNMSRAVHYNPETGTFKVERSGVYFLYCQVHFNENQSQYVKLEVSVPKGPSLQCMEGYGTTPASGSHRFHFLKPCQVSGLLRLNKGAELKAVTGSSFSLQESGKHYFGLFRVN